The genomic interval GATGAACCAACTGCGGGGAACAGATCTGCATTCGCACCTGATCCCAGGTGTGGACGATGGTTCGGCTGGCGAAGAGTTCAGTGCCGGCGCGCTCGAGTTTTTCCGGCGCGAGGGCGTGGGGCAGATTGTGACGACGCCGCATTTTATGGGATCGCTCACGCGCGACCCCGAGCGGCTCGCCGAGCGACTGGCCGAGTTCGATGCTGGATGGGCGGTGCTCCAACGGCTCGTGCGCGAGGACGGCGAGCGTGCGGGGACGCCGCTACGCGTGGAGCGCGGCGCCGAAGTGATGTTGGATGTGCCCGATCCCGATGTGTCGGATGCGCGGCTGCGGTTAGCGGGTGGGCCGTATGTGCTCGTGGAGTTTCCCGGACTGCATGTGCCGCCGATCAACGCCGAGTTTGCGATAGTCGCGTTGCGGGAGAGCGGATGGCGTGCGGTGGTGGCGCATCCTGAGCGGTATCGCAATCTCGACGAGGGGCTCACGACGATTGCTCGGTTCATGCAGGCTGGCGCGGTGATGCAGATGAACGCTGGGTCGCTGCTGGGTGGGTATGGCAGGACGGCGCAGAGTCAGGCGCGTCGATTGTTGGCGTTGGGGTGGATTGATTATGTGTCGAGCGATTACCACGCGCGGGGCGAGCCAGGGGTGGCCGCGTTTGCAGCGGCGCTGGTTGGCCTCGGAGCGAGTGAACAGGCTGAGTTGCTGACCGTGGTAAATCCGGCGCGTGTGTTGGCGGGTGAGTTGCCGTTGCCGGTGCCGCCGATTGATGCTGTGGGGGGCGACGCACAAGAGGCGCGCCCGTTGTGGGCACGCCTCTTTGGGAAACGCCGGGGCGGTTCGCGCTAACTAGCGGCGCAATCCGCGCAGCTGCAGTTCGAAGTCGAGCGAGTTGGTGGCGAGCGTAAGCGCCACTTCGAACGAGACCTGACCACTGATGACGAGATCGGCGAGGTGCTGGTCGAAGGTTTGCGTCCCGAACTCGGCGCGGCCGTCGGCGAGGGTCTGGCGGATTTCGCTCAGGCGCCCCGGATCGCCGAGTACGTCGCGAACCATTGGGGTCATGAGCAGAATTTCGGAGGCGAGCACGCGGCCCTGACCATCGGAGCGCGGCAGCAGGCGCTGCGCGACAATGGCGCGGAGCATTTCGGTGACGTGCAAGCGAGCCGTGTCCTGCTGATCGCTTGGGAGACCGCCGAGGAAGTGCCGGAGCGCGCCGGTGGCATCGGGGGCGTTCATCTTGCCGATGATGAGGCGTCCCGATTCGGCGGCGCGCACCGCCAGTTCGATGATTTCGGGATCGTCCATTTCGCCAACGACAATGATGTCGGCGTCTTGGTCGAGGGCCGCGCGCATACCGTCGGCGAAGCTGTCGGTATCGACGCCCACTTCACGCTGGGTAATGGCGCACTTGTTATTGCGGTGCAGGAACTCGATAGCCGTTTCGATGGCGACGATGTGGCGCCGGCGAGGGGCGTTGGTGTTCAGGTGGTGAATGAGCGCGGCGATGGTGCTCGCTCGCCCAGACCCAGGGACGCCGGTGACGAAAATGAGGCCGAATTCGCTGAGGGCGGCATTGGCGACATTGGCCGGGAGTCCCAGCTGTTCGACGGTTGGCAGCACGTCGGGGATGACGCGCATAACAATGGCGAAACTGGAGCGCTGCTTGAGGATGGAGACGCGGAATCGGGCGATGCCCGGGGCGCTCCAAGGTCCTGAGTAGTCGCGGACGTCGTCGATGGAGGGGGCATTCGAGGAGGTCCCAAGGATATGGGTGACCATCTCGAAGGTGCTGACGGCGGTCAGGACGGGGGTGTCGAGGGGGGTGAGTTGGCCCCCGACGCGTGCGTAGACGACGTCGCCCGCTCTGATATGGATATCAGAGGCGCCTCGTTCAATGCCCTCAGCGAGGAATTTCCGCAGCTTTTCGACCTCGGCCTGTGAGGCCGAGGGTCGAAAGCGTCGTTCCTCGGGAGCGCTACTGGACGACATGGGCGAAGGAGATTGGGATTCCTGTGCTCTGACGGCAGGGTACATCGAAATGCGCCTCTTATCGAACGCTAATAACTAAACCGGGCGCCAGAGGTGTGGCGTCTCGGTATTGGCGCAAGGAACGTACCACTGTTACAATATAAACAGTGGTGCAAAAGTTTCCAGTGGCCGCTACTATATTACTTGTAAGCCCCAAGCGAAACTAGGGAAATCGGGGCATCTTGTCATAGTGGTACCCCCCCCGACATCCCAATTGACATCTATATGACGACTGTCTGACCCGATGGGCACCAACCCCCCCCTGCATTTGGCGAGGCTTGAGCTTCGGCACCGCGCGCTGGCATTCCAGCGTCGCCGGTTCTGGCGCGAGGTGAGTTACGGTGGGGTGATGCTGTTGGCCGACGTGATCACGCTGTCGGCGGTATTTGTGTTCTTGGCGATGTTGCCGTTGGAATCGATTCTGCCAGGATCCGGCGTGCGTGATGCGGAGTCGTTTGTGCGTGGCTTATTGCCACAGACGCCGGTGGCGTTGATCCGTCGTGTGACATCGTTGTTGTTTTGTCTGATGGTGACGCGTTCCTACGATTACATGCAGCGTCCGCAACTTCCGGCACGTATTGCGGCGGCGCTGTTGTTGGGCTTGGTGTTGCCGCGCTGGCAGGAAGTGTGGACCGCGCAGACGACCGGCCGCTGGTTGTTGATTGGCGGTGTGCTCGCGGTGACGTGGGGTGTGATGTCGTTGCAGCGGCGCGGGATGTCGGAGGTGTTGCGTCCGATCGATCCGCGTCGGCTCGATCCGGCACGCACGTTGATTGTGGGGCCGGCGGACGATGTGCAGCGTCTGGCGGTCGAGCGAAAAGAGAGTGGCGGCGTGACGCCGCCGATGTTTCCGCTTTCGGACTCGTGGCCGACGGGAACGCAGGAAAGTATGCGCGGGTTGTACGACGCGATGGCGGAGTCGGCAACCGACACGATTGTGCTGGTGGGGTCGTTGACGGACTCGGCGTTGCAGGCGGTGATGATTGCGTCATCGAGTGCTGGGGCCAGTGTGTATGCGACGCGGCGCGAGGCATTTCGGGAGCTGGATGAGCCGAGTTTTGTGCTGCGTCGTGCGGAGCCATTGGCGTTGTTGTCGCGCCCTGCGCTCGTGGGATCGCAGCTGGTGATTAAGCGGGCGATGGACATGGTCGGATCGCTGTTGGGATTGATTGTGTTGTCGCCGGTGATGCTCTTTGTGGCATTGTCGGTGCGCCTGACCTCAAAGGGGCCGGTCTTCTTCCGGCAGACGCGAGTCGGGCTTGGCGGCGATCCCTTTATGATGCTCAAGTTCCGCACGATGGTGCACGACGCTGAGCGGCAGCAGGAGGCGCTGGAGCAGGCGAACGTCTATTCTGGCACGCCGTTGTTTAAGCTGGCGCACGATCCACGGCTGACGTCGATTGGGATGTTCATGCGCCGCTCGTCGTTGGATGAATTGCCGCAGTTATTCAACGTGTTGAACGGCGAAATGTCGTTGGTCGGGCCACGTCCGGCGGTGCCGGCAGAGGTGCTGAAGTACAAACAGCATCATTTTGTTCGATTTGAAGTGTTGCCCGGCATGACCGGTCCGTGGCAGGTGAGTGGTCGGAATGCGATTCGCGACTTTGAAGACGTGGTTCGGTTGGATGCGGCCTACATTCGCGGTTGGACGGTGTGGAAAGATCTCGCGATTCTGCTGCGGACAATTCCAGCCGTTCTGAGCATGAAAGGGGCGTATTAGCGTCCTCGGACGGCCGAACACCGGATTTACGGTGACGTGGACCTGTGGGACATCGTTAAAGGAAGAAGGGGTGCGGGCCATTCTGGGCAGGGGCTCGCCGTTGGGATTTCACCAGAGGATTGGCATCGACATCATGAGTTTCTCACGGTTGAGCAGGATGGGTTCGGCGATTGCCGCAGCGTTGCTGCTGTCCGCCTGTGCCGCGCGCCGGCCGGAGACAGTGGTTTCGCCGTTGCCGGTGTCCCCGACGCCGGTGTGGCGTTTGGAGACGGGCGATCAGGTGAAGGTGAAGTTCTACCGTGAACCAGAGTTGACGACCGATGCGACGGTGAATCGGAATGGAGATGTGTATTTCGCTGGCCTCGGTCGGGTGCACGTGGCCGGATTGATGTTGGATTCCTTACAAACCGATTTACAGGCGCGGTATGAGCGGTTAGTGCTGGAGCCGACGCTGGATGTTTCGATGTCACGCGACATCGTGTTTTATGGTCAGGTGCGGACGCCGGGCACGGTGGTGGCGGATCAGGCGCTGACGGTGCTGGGGGCGTTGGCCAAGGCGGGCGGGTCGACCGCGCTCGAGCGTGATCCGACGATCTGGTTGGTGAAGGCGAATCGCCGTACGTACGCGCTCGCGGGTGACGCGCGACTGTCGTCGATCGATCTCGAGCATGGCGACGCGATATTTGTGCAGGGCCAAGGATTTCTCAGTCGTAATCAACAGAACCTCGCGCTTGTGGGGTCGATGTCGCAGCTGCTCTTGACGTCGATTTCTCTTATTTTCACCGTGCTCAAGTAGGCGATTTCGTGGAACAACTCCCCGCCGCGTCTCAGGCGTTTGCTGAGCCAACCGATGAAATTGATCTTCGCCGCGCATGGCAGACGATCGCGCGGAGCGCGTGGATCATTGTCGTCTGCGTTGGCTTGGCGGTGTCCGCGGCGGTGATCGCGGCGCGGCAGCTGGAGCCGAGTTATTCGGCGTCGGCGACGGTACGTGTGGAAGACAAGCGTAATTCGCAAGGCTCTGGCGGGCCGATGGCGATGTATTCGTTTGGCGGTGATAATCAAGCCACGCTCGCTATGGCTGGTGAAGTGATCACGAGCCGGACGTTGGCGGCCGAAGTGGTGGACTCGCTCGGGCTCCGGCTGTCAGTGGCTCAGCCGCAAACGCCGGTGCGGAGCCGGTACATTTTGTGGGCGAGACTCTCGTCGGACGCACCGTCGGTGCAGTACCGCGTGGTGCGGACTGCGGACGGGTCGGCCCGTGAAGTGCACGTGGTGCAGTCACAGGATTCGCTGTTGGGCACGTACCCAGATTCCCTGCCGGTCCGGATTATCGGTGGCGAGATTGGGCTGACGAGCGATGGCCGGATGCTGGACCACTTTTCGTTGAACGTGGACCCCCGGACGCAAATCGCGGAAGGGCTTCGCGGATTGATCGTCGTGGAGCCGACCAACAAGGACGCCAACGTCCTGCGCATTTCGTATAGCGGGAAAGATTCGGCGCTGGCGCGAACCATTCCCAACGTGGTGGCGCGTCGATTCGTGCACCGGAAAATGGAACTCGATCGCAGCGGTGCGCGCACCCAGGTGGATTATCTCACGCGCCAGCTGGCGACATTGACGGCTGATGTCGAAGACAAAGAAGCCCAGATGAAGGCCTACCTGGAGCGCCTCGGCATTACGGGCGTGCAACAGGAGCAGGCGGTGTTGTCGCAGGAGATGGTGCTCTTGCAGAACTCGATGCGCGAGATGGAGCGCGAACGAGAGAATCTGACGCGGGCGATGGAGCCGTTGCAGGATCCGGACACCCTCGCGGGACGCACGCAGTTCCTGCAGAAATTGCTGGCCACGCCCGATTTCGGGAAAGCCAGCATTGGTGGTGGCGAGACGCAACGCTACGAGGCATTGATGGCGCAGCGTTCGCAAGAGCTCACGCGCTACATGCCAAACAATCTGGTCGTTCGTAATCTGGACAAGCAGATTCGCGAGTCGCAGGACAATATTCGGCGTCGCGTCGTGACGTACCTCGCGAATATTGATGAACAGATGCGCGCGCTTCGTCCGCGTTTGGCACGGACCGAGGCAAAATTGCAGCAGGTGCCGGAACACCTGACCGAGTTCGGACGGCTCGAGCGTGACCGGCACATCGTTGAACAGATGATGACGCTGATGCAGGGGCGTCTGAAGGAAGCGGAAATCGCGACGGCCGTGCAGGATTCCACGGCGACGGTGCTCGACGAGGCGGTCAACCCGTCGCGTATTGGCGGCAGTTCGGAGACGTTGATCTTTGCGGTGGCGATCTTCAGCGGTCTGTTTGTTGGCGTGCTGGTAGCGTTTCTCCGCGACTGGCTTGATACCACAATTCGCTCGGAGACCGATCTGGCGAATATCGTGGGCGTGGCGGTGGTCGGCATCATTCCAAACTTGATGCAGCAGGCGCGAAGCGTTGGCTATCGATTGCCGTCGCCCAAGACCGGGGCCGACGAACCGAAGCCAGCGGCGGGGCGTGAATATCAAACGCCGGCCGCCGAGGCGTATCGTACGTTGCGTACGAATCTAAATTATTTGACACCGCCGCGGGCGCCGCGCGTGATTGTGGTCACCAGTGCGTTGCCGGGTGATGGAAAGACGACCACTGTGGTGAATCTCGCGGTGACGCTGGCGCACCAAGGGCAGCGCGTGATTCTGATTGACGCGGAAACGCGCCGAGGAACGGTGCACGATGTGTTCGGGATTCCGTCCGCTCCTGGTTTCTTTGACTTGATGTATGGGCAGGCGTCGCCGGGCGAGTGCATTCGTCGTGTGCAGATGGAAGGGGGCGGCACGATTGACGTATTGCCGCTGGGCAGCTCGCCGAGCGTGAACCCCGCCGATCTCTTGGTGGCTGGGCGCCTGCAGCCGTTGTTTGAGCGACTGCGTGGGCAGTACGACTTTGTGCTCATCGACACGCCGCCGCTGAATTTGTTCACGGATGGCGCGCTGATTGGCGCGCACGCCGACGCGTTGCTACTCGTCGCACGTGCGGACAAGACGGACAAGGACGAACTGCGCTATGCGGTGCAGCAGCTCCGCAATGTGCAGGTGACGCTGGCGGGGACGATTCTCAACGATGTCGAGTTCCGCCGCAGTTCGCGGTATCGGCTCGGCTACGGCTACTACTACGATTATGCCCGCTGATCATTTTCGGAATAGCGGCCGCGTGCCGCTCTCGGTCTCGGACCGCTCCCCTTCTGAACTCGTGCCGGATCTTCTCGACACGGGGGTCGAGCGCTTGCCGTCGAGCGGTCAGTTCAGTGCCGCGTCGATTTCGGGGCTCGTTTTGTTTGCGCTCGAATTATTCGCCGCGCCGCTGACGTTCGGCATTACGCTCGTGGTGTCGGTGCTGTTCTGGTGGATGCTCGATCAGCCATGGTCGGGTCGCCGGAAGCGGACGCGCCGGCGCGGGATCACCTCGCGGCTGTTGTACTTGAGCACGATGTTGCTGATCGGGATGTGGCTAACGGTCATGCTGATTTTCCGGGCGAGCGATCCGACGCTATCGTCCGGTTTCTCGGCGACGTTGCCCACGGCGATGTTCGGTGTGGATATTGGTGCGCTGTCGGCGCTCAATGGCATGCGGCAATACCGGGCGAGTACAGCACCAATCGATATGGGGCAGACGAGCGTTGCGCCCTTTAGTTTGTTTGCGCATGGCGCGGCGTCAACGATTGCCATCAGCCTCTTGGCGTATTCGGTGGTGCTGGGGCGTCGGCGCCTGCGCCGTCGATTGCGAGAGGTTGACCCCCGCAGTGGCCGTGGTGGCGGCGGTGCCTCGCGCCGCATCATTGATTCGTAGCGGCGCGCTGTCCTGATGAGCAGCGTGCGCGTGGAACCGTCCAGCCCAGCGGCAGCGACGTTTGTGGCGCCGTCGGTGGGACTGCGGCCGCGTGTGGCGCAGCGCCGTGCGTCGTTTACCAACGTGCTGATCGGTGGTTTTTCCCTGCTCACGCTCTTGCTCTTGTCCGGCGTTGGTGGCCGTCCGGCGGCAATCGTGTACGCGTTGGCAGCGGGGTTTGTGGCGCTGGTGCTCCATACGCGCGATCCGGTAGCGTATATGAGTTTCACGCTCTGGATGTGGTTTGTGTCGCCGTTTGTGCGGCGCGTGCTCGACATGCACCATGGGTGGAACCCGACCAGTCCGGCGCTCCTCGCCCCCCAGTTTGCCGCTGCCGTGGCGGTGATGACGTTGGCGCGTCGTGCCCGATCGCTACGAAATCCTCTGTTTGCGCCGTATCTGCTGGTGTTGGCGGCACTCGCGTATGGCTATTCGGTGGGAATCATTAATGCAGGGATTGTGCCCGCTACGTATGCGCTCGTGACGTGGCTCGCGCCGGCGTTCTTCGGTTTGTTTTTGGCGGTCGAGTGGCGGCGGTACCCCGCCATGCGCGAGGAGCTCTTGCACACCTTTCGTATTGCCCTGCCGCTCCTTGCCGCGTACGGCGTGTATCAGTTTGTTCGGCTGCCGCAATGGGATTCTGGCTGGATGCGGAACGCCGATTTGCGAAGCATCGGGCTGCCGTTGCCCTTTCTGGTGCGCGTGTTCGGGACGCTCAACACGCCTGGGCCGTTTGCGGCCGTGCTGCTGACGGGCGTGTTGATGATTCTGCCAACGAAAGGATGGTTTCGGTATGTGTCGGTGACGCTGTCGCTGCTCGCGCTGTTGTTAACGCGCACCCGGTCCGCTTGGGTGGCATTCATTGTCGGGTTGTTTGTGTCGCAGCTGTCGCAGCCCCTATCGCAAATGCCGAAGCGCACGATCACGCTTATTGCGGTGGCGTTGATGGCGCTTCCGTTGGCGACCATGCCGCAATTTCGGTCGTCGATTGCGTCGCGACTCAATACGTTTTCGAATCTGCGTGGTGACAACAGCTTTATGAAGCGCGTGGCGTTTTCGTCGGTGACGGCAAGCAATATTGTCGAATCGGCGGAGGGTGCCGGCCTCGGCTCCACCGGCGGCGCGACCAAGCTCTCGAATACGAAAGGCATGCGCTCCCTCGACAACGGATTTCTTGAAATCTTCTACGTGCTCGGCTGGCCGGGCGGCACGGCGTTTTTTCTCGGTATTGCCGGACTGCTCGTGCAGTCGGCGCGCTTTGCGGAGACGCGAGCCGACTCGTTTGCGGGGACGGCGCGCGCCACCGCGGTCGCGTTGCTCTCCATGATTCCCGTGGGAGACGTGTTCACGGGCGCGACCGGGCTGTTGCTCTGGGCGATGGTCGGCTTTGGGATTAGCGCGCACGCGTATCACACCACGACTGGGCTCGCAATCAAATCGCAGGC from Gemmatimonadota bacterium carries:
- a CDS encoding ATPase, T2SS/T4P/T4SS family; amino-acid sequence: MSSSSAPEERRFRPSASQAEVEKLRKFLAEGIERGASDIHIRAGDVVYARVGGQLTPLDTPVLTAVSTFEMVTHILGTSSNAPSIDDVRDYSGPWSAPGIARFRVSILKQRSSFAIVMRVIPDVLPTVEQLGLPANVANAALSEFGLIFVTGVPGSGRASTIAALIHHLNTNAPRRRHIVAIETAIEFLHRNNKCAITQREVGVDTDSFADGMRAALDQDADIIVVGEMDDPEIIELAVRAAESGRLIIGKMNAPDATGALRHFLGGLPSDQQDTARLHVTEMLRAIVAQRLLPRSDGQGRVLASEILLMTPMVRDVLGDPGRLSEIRQTLADGRAEFGTQTFDQHLADLVISGQVSFEVALTLATNSLDFELQLRGLRR
- a CDS encoding exopolysaccharide biosynthesis polyprenyl glycosylphosphotransferase, encoding MGTNPPLHLARLELRHRALAFQRRRFWREVSYGGVMLLADVITLSAVFVFLAMLPLESILPGSGVRDAESFVRGLLPQTPVALIRRVTSLLFCLMVTRSYDYMQRPQLPARIAAALLLGLVLPRWQEVWTAQTTGRWLLIGGVLAVTWGVMSLQRRGMSEVLRPIDPRRLDPARTLIVGPADDVQRLAVERKESGGVTPPMFPLSDSWPTGTQESMRGLYDAMAESATDTIVLVGSLTDSALQAVMIASSSAGASVYATRREAFRELDEPSFVLRRAEPLALLSRPALVGSQLVIKRAMDMVGSLLGLIVLSPVMLFVALSVRLTSKGPVFFRQTRVGLGGDPFMMLKFRTMVHDAERQQEALEQANVYSGTPLFKLAHDPRLTSIGMFMRRSSLDELPQLFNVLNGEMSLVGPRPAVPAEVLKYKQHHFVRFEVLPGMTGPWQVSGRNAIRDFEDVVRLDAAYIRGWTVWKDLAILLRTIPAVLSMKGAY
- a CDS encoding polysaccharide biosynthesis/export family protein gives rise to the protein MGSAIAAALLLSACAARRPETVVSPLPVSPTPVWRLETGDQVKVKFYREPELTTDATVNRNGDVYFAGLGRVHVAGLMLDSLQTDLQARYERLVLEPTLDVSMSRDIVFYGQVRTPGTVVADQALTVLGALAKAGGSTALERDPTIWLVKANRRTYALAGDARLSSIDLEHGDAIFVQGQGFLSRNQQNLALVGSMSQLLLTSISLIFTVLK
- a CDS encoding polysaccharide biosynthesis tyrosine autokinase; translation: MEQLPAASQAFAEPTDEIDLRRAWQTIARSAWIIVVCVGLAVSAAVIAARQLEPSYSASATVRVEDKRNSQGSGGPMAMYSFGGDNQATLAMAGEVITSRTLAAEVVDSLGLRLSVAQPQTPVRSRYILWARLSSDAPSVQYRVVRTADGSAREVHVVQSQDSLLGTYPDSLPVRIIGGEIGLTSDGRMLDHFSLNVDPRTQIAEGLRGLIVVEPTNKDANVLRISYSGKDSALARTIPNVVARRFVHRKMELDRSGARTQVDYLTRQLATLTADVEDKEAQMKAYLERLGITGVQQEQAVLSQEMVLLQNSMREMERERENLTRAMEPLQDPDTLAGRTQFLQKLLATPDFGKASIGGGETQRYEALMAQRSQELTRYMPNNLVVRNLDKQIRESQDNIRRRVVTYLANIDEQMRALRPRLARTEAKLQQVPEHLTEFGRLERDRHIVEQMMTLMQGRLKEAEIATAVQDSTATVLDEAVNPSRIGGSSETLIFAVAIFSGLFVGVLVAFLRDWLDTTIRSETDLANIVGVAVVGIIPNLMQQARSVGYRLPSPKTGADEPKPAAGREYQTPAAEAYRTLRTNLNYLTPPRAPRVIVVTSALPGDGKTTTVVNLAVTLAHQGQRVILIDAETRRGTVHDVFGIPSAPGFFDLMYGQASPGECIRRVQMEGGGTIDVLPLGSSPSVNPADLLVAGRLQPLFERLRGQYDFVLIDTPPLNLFTDGALIGAHADALLLVARADKTDKDELRYAVQQLRNVQVTLAGTILNDVEFRRSSRYRLGYGYYYDYAR
- a CDS encoding O-antigen ligase family protein; protein product: MSSVRVEPSSPAAATFVAPSVGLRPRVAQRRASFTNVLIGGFSLLTLLLLSGVGGRPAAIVYALAAGFVALVLHTRDPVAYMSFTLWMWFVSPFVRRVLDMHHGWNPTSPALLAPQFAAAVAVMTLARRARSLRNPLFAPYLLVLAALAYGYSVGIINAGIVPATYALVTWLAPAFFGLFLAVEWRRYPAMREELLHTFRIALPLLAAYGVYQFVRLPQWDSGWMRNADLRSIGLPLPFLVRVFGTLNTPGPFAAVLLTGVLMILPTKGWFRYVSVTLSLLALLLTRTRSAWVAFIVGLFVSQLSQPLSQMPKRTITLIAVALMALPLATMPQFRSSIASRLNTFSNLRGDNSFMKRVAFSSVTASNIVESAEGAGLGSTGGATKLSNTKGMRSLDNGFLEIFYVLGWPGGTAFFLGIAGLLVQSARFAETRADSFAGTARATAVALLSMIPVGDVFTGATGLLLWAMVGFGISAHAYHTTTGLAIKSQARRFAERQRARVPVTRVPSVI